The Carnobacterium mobile DSM 4848 genome includes a window with the following:
- a CDS encoding thermonuclease family protein — protein MKLNKKMLSGIVVILLILTGNYVVMDTAKETPSEHQADNRASIEVQRVIDGDTIVFKEAGQEYKMRLLLIDTPESSTTKTGSVQPYGKEAKEFLINYLKGKTLTIEYEPTQKRIDKYGRVLAYLFADGTLVQEILVQEGLARVGYEEGQEVYLDQLLAAEQVAAREQLNIWSIKNYVGEYGFNEK, from the coding sequence ATGAAACTGAATAAAAAAATGCTTTCAGGGATTGTAGTCATCTTACTTATTCTGACAGGAAATTATGTTGTAATGGATACAGCAAAAGAAACTCCTTCCGAGCATCAAGCAGATAATCGCGCTTCTATAGAAGTACAACGGGTAATTGACGGAGATACCATCGTTTTTAAAGAAGCAGGCCAAGAGTATAAAATGCGCTTGCTTTTAATTGATACTCCAGAAAGTTCGACTACTAAAACAGGTTCTGTACAACCTTACGGTAAAGAGGCAAAAGAATTTTTAATTAATTATTTAAAAGGGAAAACACTTACGATCGAATATGAACCTACTCAAAAAAGAATAGATAAATATGGAAGAGTATTGGCCTATTTGTTTGCTGATGGCACATTAGTGCAAGAAATATTGGTTCAAGAAGGCTTAGCAAGGGTTGGATATGAAGAGGGTCAGGAAGTTTATCTTGATCAATTGTTGGCTGCTGAACAAGTAGCGGCAAGAGAACAATTAAACATTTGGTCTATTAAAAATTACGTTGGAGAATATGGATTTAATGAAAAATAA
- a CDS encoding peptide chain release factor 3: MEQTLKEEVASRKTFAIISHPDAGKTTITEQLLLFGGAIRQAGTVKGKKTGKFATSDWMEIEKQRGISVTSSVMQFDYKDKRINILDTPGHEDFSEDTYRTLMAVDSAVMVIDSGKGIEPQTKKLFQVCRMRGIPIFTFINKLDRDGREPLELLEELEEVLEIDSYPMNWPIGMGRGLLGLYDNYNKRIEIHHPEINGRNGEKIVELNAAGEIEGDHPIKKSTLYDQALEDIELLNEAGNEFSEEKIAKGELTPVFFGSALTNFGVQTFLDTFIQFAPSPSAHKDRDGDIIEAANDEFSGFIFKIQANMNPAHRDRIAFIRICSGEFDRGMDVTLARTKKKIKLSNSTQFMAESRETVQNAVAGDIIGLYDTGNFQIGDTLFEGKQDIEFEKLPQFTPEIFMKVSAKNVMKQKSFHKGVQQLVQEGAIQLYKTFHTEDYILGAVGQLQFEVFQYRMLHEYNSEVIMTPMGNKIARWIKPEDLNTNMSSSRNLLVRDRYDQPLFLFENQFAMQWFADKYPDVELTALL, translated from the coding sequence ATGGAACAAACGTTAAAAGAAGAAGTAGCATCGCGAAAAACATTCGCAATTATTTCCCACCCAGATGCCGGAAAGACAACTATCACAGAACAATTATTACTTTTTGGTGGAGCCATTCGTCAAGCTGGGACTGTAAAAGGGAAAAAAACAGGGAAATTTGCAACATCTGACTGGATGGAAATTGAAAAACAACGTGGAATTTCTGTTACGAGTTCAGTTATGCAATTTGATTACAAAGATAAAAGAATCAATATTTTAGATACACCTGGACACGAAGATTTTTCTGAGGATACTTATCGAACATTGATGGCCGTTGATAGTGCAGTGATGGTAATTGATAGCGGTAAAGGAATTGAGCCTCAAACAAAGAAATTGTTTCAAGTTTGTCGAATGCGTGGTATTCCTATCTTTACATTTATCAATAAACTGGATCGTGATGGAAGAGAGCCGTTGGAATTATTGGAAGAATTGGAAGAAGTATTAGAAATTGATTCTTACCCTATGAACTGGCCTATTGGAATGGGAAGAGGTTTATTAGGTTTATATGATAATTACAATAAAAGAATTGAAATCCATCATCCTGAGATAAATGGGAGAAACGGCGAAAAGATAGTTGAATTAAATGCTGCTGGTGAGATAGAAGGCGATCACCCAATCAAAAAATCAACATTGTATGATCAAGCACTGGAGGACATTGAACTATTAAATGAAGCAGGCAATGAATTTTCAGAAGAAAAAATTGCTAAAGGGGAATTGACGCCTGTTTTCTTCGGTTCTGCTTTAACCAATTTTGGAGTGCAGACTTTTTTAGACACATTTATTCAATTTGCTCCTAGTCCGTCAGCTCATAAAGACAGAGATGGAGACATTATAGAAGCCGCTAATGATGAATTTTCAGGTTTTATTTTTAAAATTCAAGCCAATATGAACCCAGCTCACCGAGATCGGATTGCATTTATTCGAATTTGCTCTGGGGAATTTGATCGAGGAATGGATGTTACCCTTGCTCGAACGAAAAAGAAAATCAAGCTTTCCAATTCAACACAATTTATGGCAGAGAGTCGAGAAACGGTGCAAAATGCTGTAGCTGGAGATATTATTGGTCTCTATGATACCGGGAATTTCCAAATCGGCGATACGCTTTTTGAAGGCAAACAAGATATTGAATTTGAAAAACTGCCACAATTTACGCCCGAGATTTTTATGAAAGTTTCGGCAAAAAATGTGATGAAACAAAAATCATTTCATAAAGGTGTACAACAATTGGTTCAAGAAGGTGCTATTCAATTGTATAAAACCTTCCATACAGAAGATTATATTCTTGGTGCAGTAGGCCAATTACAATTTGAAGTTTTCCAATACCGGATGTTGCATGAATACAATTCAGAAGTTATTATGACACCGATGGGCAATAAAATTGCTCGTTGGATCAAACCGGAAGACTTGAATACTAATATGTCTTCCAGCAGAAACTTATTGGTTCGGGATCGTTATGATCAACCGTTATTTTTATTTGAGAACCAATTCGCGATGCAATGGTTTGCTGATAAATACCCGGATGTTGAATTGACAGCATTACTATAA